In the genome of Panthera uncia isolate 11264 chromosome B3 unlocalized genomic scaffold, Puncia_PCG_1.0 HiC_scaffold_1, whole genome shotgun sequence, one region contains:
- the BMP4 gene encoding bone morphogenetic protein 4 isoform X1, with product MHEGRGGGREGRRAEPCPEARSHSVVPSRATHCRSSSEPFQQVCSRLAVKNHGLLLYALFSVILLGGSSHASLIPETGKKKVAEIQGHAGGRRSGQSHELLRDFEATLLQMFGLRRRPQPSKSAVIPDYMRDLYRLQSGEEEEEEQTHSVGLEYPERPASRANTVRSFHHEEHLENIPGTSENSAFRFLFNLSSIPENEVVSSAELRLFREQVNQGPDWEQGFHRINIYEVMKPPAEVVPGHLITRLLDTRLVHHNVTRWETFDVSPAVLRWTREKQPNYGLAIEVTHLHQTRTHQGQHVRISRSLPQGSGDWAQLRPLLVTFGHDGRGHALTRRQRAKRSPKHHPQRARKKNKNCRRHSLYVDFSDVGWNDWIVAPPGYQAFYCHGDCPFPLADHLNSTNHAIVQTLVNSVNSSIPKACCVPTELSAISMLYLDEYDKVVLKNYQEMVVEGCGCR from the exons atgcacgagggcagaggaggagggagggagggaaggagagcggAGCCCTGTCCGGAAGCTAG gAGCCATTCCGTAGTGCCATCCAGAGCAACGCACTGCCGCAGCTCCTCTGAGCCTTTCCAGCAAGTTTGTTCAAGATTGGCTGTCAAGAATCATGGACTGTTATTATATGCCTTGTTTTCTGTCA TCCTGCTAGGAGGCTCGAGCCATGCTAGTTTGATACCTGAGACGGGGAAGAAAAAAGTCGCCGAGATTCAGGGCCACGCGGGAGGACGCCGCTCAGGGCAGAGCCATGAGCTCCTGCGGGACTTCGAGGCTACACTTCTGCAGATGTTCGGGCTGCGCCGCCGGCCGCAGCCTAGCAAGAGCGCCGTCATCCCAGATTACATGCGGGATCTTTACCGGCTCCagtctggggaggaggaggaggaagagcagacCCACAGCGTCGGGCTGGAGTACCCTGAGCGCCCCGCCAGTAGGGCCAACACCGTGAGAAGCTTCCACCACGAAG AACACTTGGAGAACATCCCAGGGACCAGCGAAAACTCTGCTTTTCGTTTCCTCTTTAACCTCAGCAGCATCCCAGAGAACGAGGTGGTCTCTTCCGCAGAGCTTCGACTCTTCCGGGAGCAGGTGAACCAGGGCCCCGATTGGGAGCAGGGCTTTCACCGAATAAACATTTATGAGGTTATGAAGCCCCCGGCAGAAGTGGTGCCTGGGCACCTCATCACACGACTACTGGACACGAGACTGGTCCACCACAATGTGACACGGTGGGAAACTTTTGATGTGAGCCCTGCGGTCCTTCGCTGGACCCGGGAGAAACAGCCGAACTATGGGCTGGCCATTGAGGTGACTCACCTCCATCAGACACGGACCCACCAGGGCCAGCATGTCAGGATTAGCCGATCGTTACCTCAAGGGAGTGGGGATTGGGCCCAGCTCCGGCCCCTCCTGGTCACTTTTGGCCATGATGGCCGAGGACATGCCTTGACCCGACGCCAGAGGGCCAAACGTAGCCCCAAGCATCACCCACAGCGGGCCCGGAAGAAGAATAAGAACTGTCGTCGCCACTCGCTCTACGTGGACTTCAGCGATGTGGGCTGGAACGATTGGATTGTGGCCCCGCCGGGCTACCAGGCCTTCTACTGCCACGGGGACTGCCCCTTTCCACTGGCCGACCACCTCAATTCCACCAACCATGCCATTGTGCAGACCCTGGTCAACTCTGTCAACTCCAGTATCCCCAAAGCCTGTTGTGTTCCCACTGAATTGAGCGCCATCTCCATGCTGTACCTGGATGAGTATGACAAGGTGGTACTGAAAAATTATCAAGAGATGGTAGTAGAGGGATGTGGGTGCCGCTGA
- the BMP4 gene encoding bone morphogenetic protein 4 isoform X2, with the protein MIPGNRMLMVVLLCQVLLGGSSHASLIPETGKKKVAEIQGHAGGRRSGQSHELLRDFEATLLQMFGLRRRPQPSKSAVIPDYMRDLYRLQSGEEEEEEQTHSVGLEYPERPASRANTVRSFHHEEHLENIPGTSENSAFRFLFNLSSIPENEVVSSAELRLFREQVNQGPDWEQGFHRINIYEVMKPPAEVVPGHLITRLLDTRLVHHNVTRWETFDVSPAVLRWTREKQPNYGLAIEVTHLHQTRTHQGQHVRISRSLPQGSGDWAQLRPLLVTFGHDGRGHALTRRQRAKRSPKHHPQRARKKNKNCRRHSLYVDFSDVGWNDWIVAPPGYQAFYCHGDCPFPLADHLNSTNHAIVQTLVNSVNSSIPKACCVPTELSAISMLYLDEYDKVVLKNYQEMVVEGCGCR; encoded by the exons ATGATTCCTGGTAACCGAATGCTGATGGTCGTTTTATTATGCCAAGTCCTGCTAGGAGGCTCGAGCCATGCTAGTTTGATACCTGAGACGGGGAAGAAAAAAGTCGCCGAGATTCAGGGCCACGCGGGAGGACGCCGCTCAGGGCAGAGCCATGAGCTCCTGCGGGACTTCGAGGCTACACTTCTGCAGATGTTCGGGCTGCGCCGCCGGCCGCAGCCTAGCAAGAGCGCCGTCATCCCAGATTACATGCGGGATCTTTACCGGCTCCagtctggggaggaggaggaggaagagcagacCCACAGCGTCGGGCTGGAGTACCCTGAGCGCCCCGCCAGTAGGGCCAACACCGTGAGAAGCTTCCACCACGAAG AACACTTGGAGAACATCCCAGGGACCAGCGAAAACTCTGCTTTTCGTTTCCTCTTTAACCTCAGCAGCATCCCAGAGAACGAGGTGGTCTCTTCCGCAGAGCTTCGACTCTTCCGGGAGCAGGTGAACCAGGGCCCCGATTGGGAGCAGGGCTTTCACCGAATAAACATTTATGAGGTTATGAAGCCCCCGGCAGAAGTGGTGCCTGGGCACCTCATCACACGACTACTGGACACGAGACTGGTCCACCACAATGTGACACGGTGGGAAACTTTTGATGTGAGCCCTGCGGTCCTTCGCTGGACCCGGGAGAAACAGCCGAACTATGGGCTGGCCATTGAGGTGACTCACCTCCATCAGACACGGACCCACCAGGGCCAGCATGTCAGGATTAGCCGATCGTTACCTCAAGGGAGTGGGGATTGGGCCCAGCTCCGGCCCCTCCTGGTCACTTTTGGCCATGATGGCCGAGGACATGCCTTGACCCGACGCCAGAGGGCCAAACGTAGCCCCAAGCATCACCCACAGCGGGCCCGGAAGAAGAATAAGAACTGTCGTCGCCACTCGCTCTACGTGGACTTCAGCGATGTGGGCTGGAACGATTGGATTGTGGCCCCGCCGGGCTACCAGGCCTTCTACTGCCACGGGGACTGCCCCTTTCCACTGGCCGACCACCTCAATTCCACCAACCATGCCATTGTGCAGACCCTGGTCAACTCTGTCAACTCCAGTATCCCCAAAGCCTGTTGTGTTCCCACTGAATTGAGCGCCATCTCCATGCTGTACCTGGATGAGTATGACAAGGTGGTACTGAAAAATTATCAAGAGATGGTAGTAGAGGGATGTGGGTGCCGCTGA